A portion of the Jaculus jaculus isolate mJacJac1 chromosome 5, mJacJac1.mat.Y.cur, whole genome shotgun sequence genome contains these proteins:
- the Plekhn1 gene encoding pleckstrin homology domain-containing family N member 1: MGGVGRRLGTQGPGPVDLLGPGQLPPPMGNSHCVPQPPRRLRASFSRKPSLKGNREDSARKLAGLFGAEAIPDGDTAADKIFHYIPGPDIPGLEGQPENLEQPFLSVFKKGRRKTSVRNLGKVVHYAKVQLRFQHSQDTSDCYLELFPSHLYFQAHGSEGLTFQGLLPLTELNVCRLDGSREHAFQITGPLPAPLLVLCHSEAELNRWLYHLEKQMALVGGLQRCHSAPPQLSLTRLRRASGHESMGSAICASRVKLQHLPSQEQWDRLLVLYPASLAIFSEEPDGLGFKGELPLSAIHINLEEKEKQIRSFLIEGHLINTIRVVCASYEDYSHWLLCLRTLSRRDGISLLPGPDSIPALQGPTQTSWNLACPVPPPTRTSRSLPESSVPSTAGCSARPAPDQANPDCASIGRRRAELRRSGSSRSPRGKTRGEVRGLASPLPLHLDLTKVSGLAQEGSTEAPDLSVDTPHSPLYADPYTPPATSHRKITDVQGLDEFLSAMQNSCGPEPSSPFPSVPVSVPVSDPISGISSSSGPPGPPLLTKKSALQSRASQRHRGSFKGQGPRPPDSPQLVNSARDSSPGPLLPLSDGEVPTRDKTSSPSHQKWQRLRRPEVERGLIQWI, translated from the exons ATGGGAGGCGTGGGCAGGAGGCTCGGGACACAAGGACCCGGACCTGTCGACCTGCTCGGCCCAGGCCAGCTACCACCACCCATGGGGAACAGCCACTGTGTCCCTCAGCCCCCCAGGAGGCTGCGGGCCTCGTTCTCCAGAAAGCCCTCCTTGAAGGGAAACAg AGAAGACAGCGCAAGGAAGCTGGCTGGCCTGTTTGGCGCCGAAGCAATCCCTGATGGGGACACTGCGGCCGACAAGATCTTCCACTACATCCCGGGGCCG GACATACCAGGCCTGGAAGGTCAGCCAGAAAACCTGGAGCAGCCATTCCTGAGTGTGTTCAAGAAGGGTCGGCGGAAGACATCTGTGAGGAACCTGGGCAAGGTTGTACACTATGCTAAGGTCCAGTTACGGTTCCAGCACAGTCAG GACACCAGTGACTGCTACCTGGAACTGTTCCCTTCCCACCTCTACTTCCAGGCCCATGGTTCTGAAGGGCTCACATTCCAG GGGCTGTTACCACTGACAGAGTTGAATGTCTGCCGGCTTGATGGGTCCAGAGAGCATGCCTTCCAAATCACAG gcccgCTGCCTGCCCCGCTCCTTGTTCTCTGCCACAGTGAGGCTGAGCTCAACCGCTGGCTCTACCATCTGGAAAAGCAGATGGCTCTTGTGGGTGGACTGCAGCGCTGCCACTCAGCACCTCCACAG CTCAGTCTGACCCGGCTGCGGAGGGCATCAGGGCATGAATCCATGGGCAGCGCCATCTGTGCATCGAGGGTCAAGCTGCAGCACCTGCCCTCCCAG GAGCAGTGGGACCGGCTCCTGGTTCTGTACCCAGCATCCCTCGCCATCTTCTCTGAGGAGCCAGATGGGCTTGGCTTTAAG GGGGAGCTGCCACTGAGCGCCATCCACATTAAcctggaggagaaagaaaagcagatccGCTCCTTCCTGATTGAAG GCCACCTCATCAACACCATCCGTGTGGTATGTGCCAGTTACGAAGATTATAGCCACTGGTTACTCTGCCTTCGGACTCTCTCCCGCAGGGATGGGATCTCCCTGTTACCTGGCCCTGACAGCATCCCAGCTCTACAAGGGCCCACACAG ACCAGCTGGAACTTAGCGTGCCCAGTACCTCCCCCGACCCGCACCAGCCGCTCCCTCCCTGAATCCTCAGTGCCATCCactgcaggctgctctgcccgaCCTGCACCT GACCAGGCCAACCCTGACTGTGCCAGCATTGGCCGGAGGAGGGCAGAGCTGAGGCGCAGCGGCAGCAGCCGGTCACCCAGGGGCAAGACCCGAGGGGAAGTGCGTGGCCTggcctccccacttcctctgcacCTCGATCTGACCAAG GTGAGTGGACTGGCCCAGGAGGGCAGCACAGAGGCTCCAGACCTTTCTGTGGACACCCCACATTCCCCACTCTACGCTGATCCCTACACACCACCAGCCACCTCCCACCGCAAGATCACAGATGTCCAAGGCCTGGATGAG TTCCTCAGTGCAATGCAGAACTCCTGTGGACCTGAGCCATCAAGCCCATTTCCCTCGGTCCCTGTGTCTGTGCCTGTCTCTGACCCCATCTCTGGCATCTCCAGCTCATCTGGGCCCCCGGGCCCCCCCTTGCTCACTAAGAAAAGTGCCCTGCAGTCCCGAGCCTCCCAGAGACACCGGGGCTCCTTCAAGGGTCAGGGGCCACGGCCCCCAGACTCCCCTCAGCTT GTCAATTCTGCTAGGGACAGTTCACCTGGCCCCCTGCTGCCTCTCTCAG ATGGAGAAGTCCCCACCCGGGACAAAACTTCATCTCCCTCTCACCAGAAGTGGCAACGGCTCAGGAGGCCCGAGGTGGAAAGAGGGCTCATCCAGTGGATCTGA